DNA from Aggregatimonas sangjinii:
ATAATGCTATAGAAGGTACCATGGGGCATTAATCCAAATTTCTCTGGGCTATTCCCCTGTAAAGGGCAGGTTCCATACGCGTTGCGCACCCGTGCGCCGGTCGCCGGCAGAGTGCAAGCACTCCCCGCTGCCCCTCGACTTGCATGTGTTAGGCCTGCCGCTAGCGTTCATCCTGAGCCAGGATCAAACTCTTCATTGTCGATTCTTATATAATATATCGCCCTCGACCCCTATAAGCTATCCCGGCCCCGTCTCTCGATAAGATCAATTCTTATCTTTGGTTCCAAAAAATTCTATTCCCCCGGCCCCCCGTTAAAAGAGACCGGGCGCGATGTCCACTCCCATTTAAAAAAAAAGAAGTGGACCTCTGTTGTCTTTACAATATGTCAATGAACTGTTGTCGTGAAACTACTTTTAGTCTCCGTGCTTTTTGAAGCGTTGCTCCCTAAGCGGCTGCAAATATAACACTGTTTTTTTAACTAACAATCTTTTAAAAAGAAACTTTCAAAAAATTTCTAAAACAGCTTACACAACTTTCACAGAACGTAATTTCAAACTCCCTTTAACAAACAAATCCTCTGTCGTTAGCGGGCTGCAAATGTAACATGCTTTTTTAACCTACAAAGCAATTTGAACATCTTTTTTGAAATAATTTCAAACTACTTCTACAACCTCTTATCGATGAGCTGCTTAGCCCTTCGATTATTTTAAAAGGGCATTAAAAATACCATATTTTGTCGGTCTGGACAAATTTTATTTCATAACCTTCGCGTAGTGCGTTAGGGATCGCAGCGGCATCCCCATAAGGCCATCAAGGCCTTATGGGATACAGCGGAGTGCCCGACCTCGCCGCGGCGGGGTAACGCCCAAATGCAACAGCGTTATCACCGATACCTTATCATAGATATATAAACGCCAGGTTAGAAAGTATGGATAAACAACCAGGGGGCAACTTGACCGACAGTAGCCAGCTTCAAATCTTAATCATCGAAGAAATCGGAATTAACCTTGACATTATATTATTGGGAACGACGACTTGTTCCAGCCCATAGAACAATATAAAGAACTTTATTGTGCCTATCGATACTACACCTTATCTTTGCCCACTATATTAAAGAAAGAAATGATCAACATTACACTACCCGACGGTTCGGTAAAAGCACATGAGAACGGCAGCACCCCAATGGATGTCGCCAAAGATATTAGCGAAGGGCTGGCACGGAACGTTATTTCGGCAAAGTTCAACGATACCATTGTTGAGACCAGCACACCTTTGCACGAAGACGGCGCGATTACCTTATATACATGGAACAGCCCTGAGGGAAAAATGGCTTTCTGGCACTCCTCTGCCCACATATTGGCACAGGCACTCGAAGCGCTTTACCCAAATATTAAACTTTGGGTGGGACCTGCCATCGAAAACGGATTTTATTACGATGTGGACCTTGGAGACGAAAGTATATCGGACAAGGACTTTAAGGCCATTGAAGACAAGATGTTGGAAATAGCGCGCGGGAAGTACGATTTTAAAATGCGCGAAGTGAGCAAGGCCGAAGCTTTGAACTATTATAAAGGAAAGAACGAGTATAAGGTGGACCTTATCGAAAAACTAGAAGACGGTACCATTACCTTTTGCGACCACGACAGTTTTACCGACCTCTGCCGCGGCGGCCATATTCCGAATACCGGTATCGTAAAAGCGTTTAAGATTTTGAGCGTGGCCGGGGCCTACTACAAAGGGGACGAGAATAATAAAATGTTAACGCGTGTCTACGGTATTTCATTTCCCAAGCAAAAAGAACTTACCGAATACCTGGCCCTTTTGGAAGAGGCCAAAAAAAGAGATCATCGAAAGCTTGGCCGGGAATTAGAACTTTTCACCTTCTCGACAAAGGTAGGCCAAGGTCTTCCGCTTTGGCTGCCCAAGGGAGCCGCGTTACGGGAACGGCTCGAACAATTCTTGAAAAAGGCGCAAAAGAAGGCCGGTTATGAAATGGTGATGACACCGCACATTGGTCAAAAGGAGCTCTACGTTACCTCCGGCCATTACGAAAAATACGGGGCCGATAGCTTTCAGCCTATCAAAACCCCGAAAGAGGACGAGGAGTTTTTGTTAAAGCCAATGAACTGTCCGCATCATTGTGAGATTTACAATGCACGCCCATTCAGCTACAAGGAGCTACCAAAACGTTACGCTGAATTCGGTACGGTATACCGATATGAACAGAGTGGCGAACTTCACGGATTGACTCGCGTGCGCGGCTTCACCCAAGATGACGCACATATTTTCTGTACCCCGGACCAAGTAGATCAGGAGTTTAAAAATGTAATCGACCTTTCATTATATGTACTGGAATCTTTGGGTTT
Protein-coding regions in this window:
- the thrS gene encoding threonine--tRNA ligase, yielding MINITLPDGSVKAHENGSTPMDVAKDISEGLARNVISAKFNDTIVETSTPLHEDGAITLYTWNSPEGKMAFWHSSAHILAQALEALYPNIKLWVGPAIENGFYYDVDLGDESISDKDFKAIEDKMLEIARGKYDFKMREVSKAEALNYYKGKNEYKVDLIEKLEDGTITFCDHDSFTDLCRGGHIPNTGIVKAFKILSVAGAYYKGDENNKMLTRVYGISFPKQKELTEYLALLEEAKKRDHRKLGRELELFTFSTKVGQGLPLWLPKGAALRERLEQFLKKAQKKAGYEMVMTPHIGQKELYVTSGHYEKYGADSFQPIKTPKEDEEFLLKPMNCPHHCEIYNARPFSYKELPKRYAEFGTVYRYEQSGELHGLTRVRGFTQDDAHIFCTPDQVDQEFKNVIDLSLYVLESLGFDNFTAQVSVRDLDTPEKYIGTVENWEKAENAIINAAKEKGLDYIIESGEAAFYGPKLDFMIKDALGRNWQLGTIQVDYTLPERFDLTYKGSDNELHRPIMIHRAPFGSMERFIALLLEHTGGNFPLWLTPEQAIILSVSEKHEKYAQKVSDYLENNEIRALVDNRNETVGKKIREAEMNKIPFMLIMGENEEANETVSVRKHGGEDLGSISLKEFRDLVNTEINSTLKSF